The Nitrosospira lacus genome window below encodes:
- a CDS encoding transposase — protein MLVKQIRITLQAIHRFDQGLPDYVLFNNLPGAGQVLAPRLLAAFGEQRERYATADELQMYSGIAPVLERSSQKSWVHWRLRCPKFVRQRLLNGLRKPLINLFGQALFTSSSGEKAALIKLPCAHWHSNGFGSFSVAGKIAHLMMNSST, from the coding sequence GTGCTGGTCAAGCAGATACGCATTACGTTGCAGGCCATTCATCGTTTTGACCAGGGTCTGCCGGACTATGTACTTTTCAATAATTTGCCCGGTGCCGGTCAAGTTCTGGCGCCACGCCTGCTTGCAGCCTTTGGTGAACAGCGTGAACGCTATGCAACTGCCGATGAATTGCAAATGTATTCGGGTATTGCGCCGGTCCTTGAAAGAAGCAGTCAAAAAAGCTGGGTACATTGGCGGTTGCGGTGTCCAAAGTTTGTACGGCAACGTTTGTTGAATGGGCTGCGCAAACCGTTAATAAATCTTTTTGGGCAGGCGCTTTTTACCAGCAGCAGCGGGGAAAAGGCAGCTCTCATCAAGCTGCCTTGCGCGCACTGGCATTCAAATGGATTCGGATCCTTTTCCGTTGCTGGAAAAATCGCACACCTTATGATGAATTCAAGTACCTGA